Within the bacterium genome, the region TCCATCCGGCGCGCTACGCGCATCAGGCACCTCCGTTCGCTGCTGCCGCCATCATATCACGGAGTACGGCCACGTCTCTCGGGCGGCGAGCGGCTCGAGAACCCTTGACGCCACGCGCTCGGCCGGCTGATCGTCCACATCGATCCAGCGGTATCGCGGGTCGGCGCGAAACCACGTCAACTGCCGCTTCGCGTAGCGGTGCGTATCGCGGCGCAACTGCGCGACGGCGGTGTCCAGGGTGACCTCGCCTTCGAGGTGGGCGGCGATCTCTTTGTACCCGAGGCCCTGCATGGACGGCAGCGCGCGATGGCATCCGCTTTGCAG harbors:
- a CDS encoding tRNA dimethylallyltransferase → LQSGCHRALPSMQGLGYKEIAAHLEGEVTLDTAVAQLRRDTHRYAKRQLTWFRADPRYRWIDVDDQPAERVASRVLEPLAARETWPYSVI